In one Cloacibacillus porcorum genomic region, the following are encoded:
- a CDS encoding MATE family efflux transporter, whose translation MMDLLRGRISAIYFRYLGAAFGSAMISSIYGIVDMAIVGQYQGPDGTAALAVVAPVWNIIYSLGLLAGIGGGVLFSVARGQGGTGGSGANDYFSAAFIGTVIFSALSWAAIVFFDRRMLLLFGADETLLPLARQYLWPVKFAVPVFIFNQMLAAFLRNDGSPGLATAAVLFGGLFNVAGDYFFVFTLDMGIMGAGLATAIGAALTLAAMLGHFFSKRNTLRLVRPRNLLIKLRKITVTGFSTFFIDIAMGILTVLFNRQIMRYSGTEALAVYGVIVNISTVVQCCAYSIGQASQPIISINFGAGRWRRIRATLRYALATAAFFSIAWTAAALAFPNGFIRIFMAPTEMVLSIAPFIIRCYGLSFLLLPLNIFSTYYFQSLMRPEISFFVSVSRGMLVSGLLILFLPAAAGARALWLAMPITELLVSAAVVYYMIRCTHSLYSRKNSPHRALRD comes from the coding sequence ATGATGGATTTACTGCGCGGCAGGATCAGCGCCATATATTTCAGATATCTCGGAGCGGCCTTCGGCAGTGCGATGATCAGCTCGATTTACGGCATCGTGGACATGGCGATCGTCGGCCAGTACCAGGGGCCCGACGGCACGGCGGCGCTGGCCGTCGTCGCGCCCGTCTGGAATATCATCTACAGCCTCGGGCTGCTCGCGGGGATCGGCGGCGGCGTGCTGTTCAGCGTCGCCAGGGGACAGGGCGGCACGGGTGGGAGCGGCGCGAACGATTATTTCTCGGCGGCATTTATCGGAACGGTGATTTTCTCAGCCCTCAGCTGGGCGGCTATCGTTTTTTTCGATAGGCGGATGCTCCTGCTCTTCGGCGCGGACGAGACGCTTTTGCCGCTTGCGCGGCAGTACCTGTGGCCGGTGAAGTTCGCCGTGCCGGTATTCATCTTCAACCAGATGCTGGCCGCCTTCCTGCGCAACGACGGCAGCCCGGGGCTTGCCACCGCCGCGGTGCTCTTCGGCGGGCTTTTCAACGTCGCGGGAGATTATTTTTTCGTCTTTACCCTGGATATGGGCATCATGGGGGCGGGGCTCGCGACGGCGATCGGGGCTGCGCTCACCCTCGCGGCGATGCTGGGCCACTTTTTCTCGAAGAGGAATACGCTGCGGCTGGTGAGGCCGCGAAACCTGCTCATAAAGCTGCGGAAGATCACCGTCACCGGCTTTTCAACCTTCTTCATCGATATCGCGATGGGGATACTGACGGTGCTTTTCAACCGCCAGATCATGCGCTACTCCGGCACGGAGGCGCTGGCCGTCTACGGCGTGATCGTCAACATCAGCACGGTCGTCCAGTGCTGCGCCTACAGCATCGGACAGGCGTCGCAGCCGATAATCTCGATAAATTTCGGCGCGGGAAGGTGGAGGCGCATCAGGGCCACGCTGCGGTACGCCCTCGCGACGGCGGCCTTTTTCAGCATCGCCTGGACCGCCGCGGCGCTGGCCTTTCCCAACGGATTTATCCGTATCTTCATGGCCCCGACGGAGATGGTGCTCTCGATAGCGCCCTTCATCATCCGCTGCTACGGCCTTTCGTTCCTGCTGCTGCCGCTGAATATCTTCTCCACCTATTACTTCCAGTCCCTGATGCGGCCGGAGATATCTTTCTTCGTCTCCGTCTCGCGCGGTATGCTCGTCAGCGGTTTGCTGATCCTCTTTCTGCCCGCCGCCGCGGGAGCCCGGGCCCTCTGGCTCGCGATGCCCATCACCGAACTGCTGGTCTCCGCCGCGGTGGTCTATTACATGATCCGCTGCACGCATAGCCTCTATTCAAGAAAAAACTCTCCGCACCGGGCGCTGCGCGACTGA
- a CDS encoding 3-isopropylmalate dehydratase large subunit, giving the protein MKTLTEKIFARALKRETVKANDIVNVPVDRLLINDFVGAIVFRHFESLGAEAVVNPDNILLGIDHRIPPAEIKFADSLKFCRDKCRQYHIERFAEIGRHGIGHQLMVQDFVLPGEVALGTDSHSTMYGGIGAFATGITSSDAAIIMATGEIWLQVPASIRVNVRGQLNKGVTAKDLSLKVLTLAPLHTFIYKAIELGGEGIEALSISGRLAAANMLAETGAKNIIMAADEKTAAFIGKPSGELQMDRPDADAQYETTYEVDASELPPLLSYPHTPENVKPIGEGAEGLPIHQAFIGSCANGRIEDLEQALEILRGRKVHKDVRLIVVPASQKVMLEATRRGLVEELLVAGAAIMTPSCASCAGSGPGLIGAGERCISTTNRNFKGRMGNTESEVFLGSAYAVAAAAVCGYITDPRQFL; this is encoded by the coding sequence TTGAAAACTTTGACTGAAAAAATATTTGCCCGTGCTTTGAAACGAGAGACGGTTAAGGCAAACGACATCGTCAACGTTCCCGTAGATCGTCTGCTTATCAACGACTTTGTCGGCGCGATCGTTTTCCGCCATTTTGAATCGCTGGGCGCGGAGGCGGTGGTAAATCCGGACAACATATTGCTCGGCATAGACCACCGCATCCCTCCGGCGGAGATAAAGTTCGCCGACAGCCTTAAATTCTGCCGGGATAAGTGCAGACAGTACCACATCGAACGTTTTGCGGAGATCGGACGGCACGGCATCGGACATCAGCTGATGGTCCAAGATTTTGTCCTGCCGGGAGAGGTGGCTCTGGGGACGGATTCGCATTCCACCATGTACGGCGGCATCGGCGCATTCGCGACCGGCATTACCTCCTCCGACGCGGCCATCATTATGGCTACCGGGGAAATATGGCTGCAGGTCCCGGCATCGATCCGTGTAAATGTACGCGGTCAATTAAATAAGGGCGTAACGGCCAAAGATCTTTCTCTTAAAGTCCTTACGCTGGCGCCTCTCCACACGTTTATCTATAAGGCGATAGAGCTTGGCGGAGAGGGCATCGAGGCGCTTAGCATCTCCGGCCGTTTGGCCGCCGCCAACATGCTGGCGGAAACCGGCGCGAAGAATATTATCATGGCCGCGGATGAAAAGACGGCGGCGTTTATCGGAAAACCATCCGGCGAGCTGCAGATGGACAGGCCGGACGCGGATGCGCAGTATGAAACGACATATGAAGTCGATGCCTCGGAGCTGCCGCCGCTGCTCTCCTATCCGCATACGCCTGAAAACGTAAAACCAATCGGCGAGGGGGCGGAGGGGCTGCCGATCCACCAGGCCTTCATCGGCTCCTGCGCTAACGGACGTATTGAAGATCTCGAACAGGCGCTCGAAATTTTACGCGGCCGCAAAGTGCATAAAGACGTCAGGCTGATCGTAGTGCCGGCTAGCCAGAAGGTTATGCTGGAGGCTACGCGCCGCGGCCTTGTGGAAGAACTTCTTGTCGCCGGGGCGGCGATAATGACCCCGAGCTGCGCCTCCTGCGCCGGCTCCGGCCCCGGGCTCATCGGCGCGGGGGAACGCTGTATCAGCACGACGAACCGTAACTTCAAAGGGAGAATGGGCAACACGGAATCCGAGGTCTTTCTCGGCTCCGCCTATGCGGTTGCCGCCGCGGCCGTTTGTGGTTATATCACCGATCCCAGGCAATTCCTTTAA
- a CDS encoding 2-methylaconitate cis-trans isomerase PrpF family protein, whose translation MKPNTKIPCVFMRGGTSKALFFHEKDLPEDESLRDKIILSALGSPDVRQIDGMGGGTTTTSKVAIIKKSSREGVDIDYTFRQVSPESSIVGKTMNCGNISSAVGPFAIDEGLVEAVEPVTSVRVFNTNTNKLMVLHVPVGNGRALTEGNFEIDGVPGTGAKIQIEFSNPQGAVSGRLLPTGSPLDTIVIDGKTYEYSLLDVGNPTVFVRAEQFGLSGLELPAEFEALPNSGEICRLLEIIRGTCAISLGLASDLEDAAVNSQTLPKISLCTTSKDYTAGDGRLIKKESVDYVGRMFSLGMKMIQAHMALPGICALAAANLPGSVINRLLHESSCGGAKFESLRIGHPFGIMEVDGRLAENAEGGYDVTCGMIGRTARRLMEGFVYVREG comes from the coding sequence ATGAAGCCGAATACAAAAATACCGTGCGTTTTCATGCGGGGCGGAACGAGCAAGGCGCTGTTCTTTCATGAAAAAGACCTGCCGGAAGACGAAAGCCTGCGCGACAAGATAATATTGAGCGCGCTGGGCAGCCCAGACGTCCGCCAAATTGACGGCATGGGCGGCGGGACGACGACGACAAGCAAAGTCGCCATAATAAAGAAAAGCTCCCGGGAAGGGGTGGACATAGACTACACTTTCCGTCAGGTGAGCCCCGAAAGCTCAATCGTAGGCAAGACGATGAACTGCGGGAATATATCTTCGGCCGTGGGTCCATTTGCCATTGATGAAGGACTTGTGGAGGCGGTGGAGCCCGTCACAAGCGTCCGGGTTTTCAACACGAACACCAATAAGCTTATGGTCCTGCACGTTCCCGTCGGGAACGGACGCGCTTTGACGGAGGGAAATTTTGAGATAGACGGCGTGCCGGGTACCGGCGCTAAGATACAGATAGAATTCAGCAATCCTCAGGGAGCGGTGTCGGGCAGGCTGCTGCCCACCGGCAGCCCGCTTGATACGATCGTCATCGACGGAAAGACCTATGAATACTCACTTTTGGACGTAGGCAACCCCACCGTATTTGTGCGCGCCGAGCAGTTCGGCCTCAGCGGGCTCGAGCTTCCGGCTGAATTTGAGGCGCTGCCCAACAGCGGCGAAATATGCAGGCTTCTTGAGATAATCCGCGGCACATGCGCCATTTCACTGGGCCTCGCGAGCGACCTTGAAGATGCGGCGGTCAACAGCCAAACGCTGCCGAAAATCTCCCTCTGTACGACGTCGAAGGACTATACCGCGGGCGACGGCCGCCTCATCAAAAAAGAGAGCGTCGACTATGTGGGGCGGATGTTCTCCCTGGGTATGAAAATGATTCAGGCGCACATGGCCTTACCGGGAATTTGCGCGCTGGCGGCGGCCAATCTTCCCGGCTCCGTGATCAACAGGCTGCTGCACGAGAGTTCATGCGGCGGGGCAAAATTCGAGAGCCTACGCATCGGCCACCCATTCGGCATCATGGAGGTCGACGGACGTTTGGCGGAAAACGCCGAAGGCGGATACGACGTCACCTGCGGGATGATCGGCCGTACCGCCAGACGCCTGATGGAAGGTTTCGTATATGTACGGGAAGGGTAG
- a CDS encoding MurR/RpiR family transcriptional regulator, which produces MHGPIEKLKNGINNMTAAQKKVADFILKNTFDTAFFTVDQLANAAGTSTTTIMRLMTFLNYKGYMDFQRALQEVLRNKVNPKTRLEVNLKDLDLSDLWGRCYDKQLNNIQNTFELIPQETLDNVVAEIVSAPMIYITTARGGIMVAQYMYSFLSRMFGNCQIIHADNLPVWSTIIPCLGPTDLVFAISFPRYANRLLQFVKLAHQAQAKVVMVTDSFTSPFAEYSDITLPCLCSSLGFHNSPLSAMMLVDCLINVASVRYASIIKPRLDIANDILSKSDYYIQ; this is translated from the coding sequence ATGCATGGACCCATTGAAAAACTGAAAAATGGGATAAACAATATGACGGCGGCACAGAAGAAGGTCGCGGATTTTATCCTTAAAAACACCTTCGACACGGCCTTTTTTACCGTTGATCAGCTTGCCAACGCCGCGGGGACGAGCACGACGACGATTATGCGTTTAATGACGTTCCTGAACTATAAGGGATATATGGATTTCCAGAGGGCATTGCAAGAGGTGCTGAGAAACAAGGTAAACCCAAAGACACGTCTTGAAGTGAATCTCAAAGATCTCGACCTCTCCGATTTGTGGGGCAGATGCTACGACAAACAGCTGAATAACATACAGAACACCTTCGAACTGATACCCCAAGAGACCCTCGACAACGTGGTCGCGGAAATAGTTTCCGCCCCCATGATCTATATAACGACCGCCAGAGGCGGGATAATGGTCGCGCAGTATATGTACAGCTTTTTGTCCCGCATGTTTGGTAACTGCCAGATAATACACGCTGACAATCTTCCCGTCTGGTCGACAATTATCCCCTGCCTCGGGCCGACGGATCTTGTCTTTGCGATCAGCTTTCCCCGCTACGCCAATAGGCTGCTGCAGTTTGTCAAGTTGGCGCACCAGGCGCAGGCCAAGGTGGTAATGGTAACCGACAGCTTCACCTCGCCGTTTGCCGAATACTCGGACATCACCCTGCCCTGTTTATGCAGCAGCTTGGGATTTCATAATTCACCGCTTTCCGCGATGATGCTCGTCGACTGCCTGATCAACGTAGCGTCAGTAAGGTACGCTTCGATCATTAAGCCACGTCTGGACATTGCCAACGACATCCTGAGCAAGTCCGACTATTATATACAGTAG
- a CDS encoding aldehyde dehydrogenase family protein, producing MREYKLYINGEWIETETGKIVDDLNPADGSLFARVHTAGKKEVEAALAAAEGAFAGWSSLLASQREKILLKAADNIEALREEAIEILIEEAGSTFMKANGEVTASANTLRVAAGECRRAEGEVLQPTSNGQLSLAVRVPLGVVAAIAPFNFPINITMKKIAYALAIGNTIVLKPASYTPATGYLVAKAFEMAGLPAGVLNVIPGPGGIVGDILVEDPRVKCVTFTGSSPVGRGIAAKAAKNLKKYALELGGKNPLIVLKDFDAAKAAELAAYGSFYNQGQTCIATSRIIVEEPLYDAVCEQMLKQAKNFKVGDPHEKDTLVGPLIDPSQCDFIDGQIRDALSKGAKVLCGGTHEGSFFQPTILADVTPEMDIFYQESFGPVVSIFRAKDPAHALELANDNEYGLSSSILTNDLNLAIQLSLKMQAGMVHVNDSTVVSTSCTAPSGGVKMSGFAKESGKFSVDVYSELKWVTLQYADKKR from the coding sequence ATGAGAGAATATAAACTTTATATCAACGGCGAGTGGATAGAGACAGAGACCGGTAAAATCGTCGACGATCTGAACCCGGCGGATGGTTCGTTGTTCGCGCGCGTTCACACGGCGGGTAAAAAAGAGGTCGAAGCCGCGCTGGCGGCGGCGGAGGGTGCGTTTGCGGGATGGTCCTCGCTCCTTGCGAGCCAGAGAGAGAAGATACTGCTGAAAGCCGCCGATAATATCGAGGCGCTGCGGGAAGAGGCGATCGAGATACTGATCGAAGAGGCGGGCTCTACCTTCATGAAGGCAAACGGAGAGGTCACCGCCTCCGCGAACACACTCCGCGTCGCGGCGGGAGAATGCCGCCGGGCCGAAGGAGAGGTCCTTCAGCCGACGTCTAATGGGCAGCTTTCCCTCGCGGTACGCGTGCCGCTCGGCGTAGTCGCGGCGATCGCGCCGTTCAATTTCCCGATCAACATCACTATGAAAAAAATCGCTTATGCGCTGGCCATTGGAAATACCATAGTCCTGAAACCAGCCTCTTACACCCCCGCGACGGGTTATCTCGTCGCCAAGGCCTTCGAGATGGCCGGACTGCCGGCCGGCGTGCTGAACGTCATTCCGGGGCCGGGAGGCATAGTCGGCGATATCCTGGTAGAGGACCCCCGCGTCAAATGCGTGACCTTTACCGGCTCCAGCCCCGTAGGACGCGGCATTGCGGCAAAGGCCGCCAAGAATCTGAAAAAATACGCGCTGGAACTGGGCGGCAAGAACCCTCTGATCGTACTGAAAGATTTCGACGCGGCTAAGGCCGCCGAACTGGCCGCTTACGGATCCTTCTACAATCAGGGACAGACCTGCATAGCCACCTCGCGTATCATTGTGGAGGAACCTCTGTACGATGCTGTTTGTGAACAAATGCTCAAACAGGCGAAAAACTTCAAGGTCGGCGACCCGCACGAGAAAGATACGCTCGTCGGTCCGCTGATCGATCCATCCCAGTGTGATTTCATTGACGGGCAGATCAGAGACGCCCTCTCTAAAGGCGCCAAAGTCCTCTGCGGCGGCACGCACGAAGGCTCCTTCTTCCAGCCCACCATTCTCGCGGATGTGACGCCGGAGATGGATATCTTCTATCAGGAAAGTTTCGGCCCTGTCGTCTCCATTTTCCGCGCGAAGGACCCGGCGCACGCCCTGGAGCTGGCGAACGATAACGAGTACGGCCTTTCGTCGAGCATACTGACCAACGATTTGAATCTTGCCATTCAGCTGAGCCTCAAGATGCAGGCCGGGATGGTCCACGTCAACGACTCGACGGTCGTCAGCACGAGCTGCACCGCTCCGTCGGGAGGCGTAAAGATGAGCGGCTTCGCCAAGGAGAGCGGAAAGTTTTCCGTGGACGTGTACTCGGAGCTTAAATGGGTGACGCTCCAATACGCGGATAAAAAAAGATAA